The following is a genomic window from Canis lupus baileyi chromosome 30, mCanLup2.hap1, whole genome shotgun sequence.
CAGCCAATTCTCGTGTATTTTCCCAATGAACACGATGCCAGCGGCGCTGCCCCTCGCGGACCTCCTTCCCAACCACACCCCCTCCCAGTCcgctgcctgcctccctcctttgCGCTGGGCCCTGCAGATCATCCGGATGCTCTCCCTAAGGTTAACGGCAGCTAACGATCTTCATTGCACCTGCATCCTCTACTCCCCTTTGTGGTGTGAGAGCATGTGCCGTCCTGAGGTCAGGATGCGGTGTCCCCGCAGCCGACCCTGTCCCTGGTGTGCTCATCGTGAAAtcgcgggggtggagggggtgtcCCTGGGGTCAGCGGTTGGCACGACGGCCCGGCTCTGTGGGACCTGgggagggccagggcaggggtcCAGGGCGCCTGTTGTCACCACTCAGAAACTTCTCCTCCGTCCCCAAGGAGCTAGTTTCCTGCAAATGTGGCCGGTCTGCGTGGTCCTCTGTGTGGCCATCCTCCAGCATCATCTTCCGTGGGGCCCCAGCCTCGGCTGCTGGCTCCTCGTCTCCTTCCCTCCGCCTCCATGGGGTGGCCGGCCACGTCCCTCGCTAGCTGTCATCCCCGGCACGAGCAATGTGTCCCAGCACCGCCCCTCGGGCTGCATTCACTATGCACTTATTCTGCACCTGGCATCTTTTTAAACTTTGGTGTTTCAGCTTGTTTAATCCTTTTTTAACCATCTCACGAGGCCAGGCATAGCCTCAGTATTTCCTGGAGAATAGTGAGGCTGAACTTGCTGGGGTGCCGGGATGAATCGGCTTCCCGAGAGATGAGCCTGTCTCAAGAAAGAGAGGCTTGTTTcaggggcaggtggggcctggggagggaggtgggggtggcgaGGCTGACTTTGGACACGCAGGCCCCGCAGGGGGTTCCCCTCTGTGGATTTTCACAGCCCAGCCTCTGTTCTGCTAAATAATTTTtgtgttgattaaaaaaaatattttcagtggaaTTGTAAATAAATCGAAAATGGAGTTTTCTTACCCCATCCGGCCATTTACCTTTTTCACGCGCATTTTATCGTCTCTGATCAGAGAAGGAAGCCGAGTGGTCAGGAATCCCTGGCGGGGAGGTGGAGTCAGGGCCGGGATTGGGGGGGGTCCCCCCTGTACTGTGGATTCcccgctgcctccagcccagaggACAGTGCTGGGTTCGAGAGATCCGGGCAGGGGGGACCTGCACCTGCCAGGCCCGGCCCGTCCGCCCCCCACCAAACCTCTGTGAACTCTTCTTCCCTGGCAGGAGGCCACCAACCGCATCTCCAGCCACATCCCCTTGATCATCCAGTACTTCATCCTGCAAGTGTACGGCCAGAAGCTGCAGAACGGCATGCTGCAGCTGCTCCAGGACAAGGACACCTACAGCTGGCTCCTGAAGGAGCGCAGTGACACCAGCGACAAGAGGAAGTTCCTGAAGGAGCGGCTGGCGCGGCTGGCCCAGGCTCGGCGCCGCTTAGCCAAATTCCCTGGTTAAGGCCGGCTCCCTGTCCCGCCTGCATCTCCAGGGCACGTCTGCAGGGAGCAGCACCCGCCCTCTCTCCCCAAACCCACATCGCAGATACTCGAGGAGTTAGTAGCCAGTCTTCCCGGTCACCATCCATGCTTGTCCCTGAGTGGGCAAGGACCTCCTAAGAAGACGCAGGTCATGATTAAGATCGAGActtagggattgagtcccacgtcgggctccctgcacggagcctgcttctctctctgccagtgtccctgcctctctctctgtgtctctcatgaataaataaatgaaaaaaatcttaaaaaaaaaaaaaaaaagaacgagatTCAGATTGGGGGTGGACGCCGCCGCCCTCCTGGTTAGGCGAAATGATTTTCTGCCCTCGGGGTTGTTCCCCTTGAACCCTCTCCATCTTCCACCAGGGGACCAGTGCATGCAAAGCATTGTAGAAGGATTAGTTCCTGCTTTTGTGCAACTTCTTTCATGCACCTGTTTTGGGAGCATTAGCGCCACGTGTGGGTGCTCTTAGAAGCTGTATTTCACTGATTTGTAATAAACTTGTTTATACCAGACATTGCTCTGATGCCTTATGTtcgggtggggggtggagaagcCTGAACATGACAGCGGGTGGGACCCCAGTGGAGTAAACGATGGGGCGCTGGCCTCCGTGGCCCGGCCAGGGAGAGCGCAGGAGCCGAGCAAAGAATGAGGCCAGAGGGAGCCAAGGACTCAAGctaaagaaatggaatataaatgaaacaagaaatgTGGGTGAAGGGGGTCGAAGGCCCAGGCTTCCAGTTCGAAGACACATAAGCTGACAACACTGTGTTGCGCATTTGCAAGTCGCTAAGAGCGTAGTTCTtcaaagttcttatcacaagaagaATTGTGAGAATTGTGAGGTGGTGGGTGCTAAGGAACCAGACTCGATGCGATGATTATTCCACAAAAAGCACGCAAGCCCGTTAAGGGGGGCACCCGGCAGGGTTTTGCAGGCAGATGCTCTGGCTGTGGCGGGGGGTCCAGGAGGTGGACAAGGCAGGGTATTGACCTTGAATTGCCCTGGGGGAGCCCTGCAGAGTCCCGACTGCCCTCCTTGGTCTGGCCAGGGCTGGGGACACGTGCAGACACCCTGCCGCGGGCGGCTCAGGCCTGGGAACCCCAACAGCAGGCTGTGGCCACATGGGGCGCAAAGAGATCTGCCTCCATGTCCCTAAAGGGGGTCAAATTGTCCGAACCCACGGGAGAGCCCCCTGAGGGAGGGCTGGGAGCGGGTGCTCTCCGGGGAGACACATTTCTGTCTGCACAAGCAGTGTGGGCGGTGGGAGCACCGTCTGCCAGGTGTCCGGAAAGGGAGAAGCTTCCCAGGAGCTGTGCGTTTCCAGGCAACGGGGGCTTCAGGCCAAGCCAGCCAACCGCTTGTTGGGGGAAGCAGACTAGTGATTCTGTCCCCTCCGCAGCCAGCCCCATCCCCCAGGTCCCTTCTGACGCTCGGGATGCTAATGACCGCCAGTGCTTTGGCGTAATCTGAGAATTTGCTGACAAGGGAGGATGCCCGGAGAGCTGATGCGCATTCCACGGGTTCCAGTCCGCACCTCATGCCTTTTACGCCAATGACACACCTGAGGGTTGACTCACAACCcctgaggggcaggggcaggtttCCTTCCTGCTGAAAGGAAACATTATTGCACAGACTTCTGCAAGAGTTGGGGAGGAGCAGGCCTTCCTACAGCATGTGAGGCCCGGGTCCCTCCTGTTAGCACAGGGATGTGGGCCCGCTTcttgggggcggggtgggggacgGGGCTGGGCTGGGTGACATCTCCAGcaccaggcatccctccccccccaccccaggagggtTCTGCTGGGACCAGAGCAGCCAGGGATGTCAGAGTCGTCCGGGGGTCTTCTTTGCTGTGCTTCCGATGTTGCTGGAGCTTGAAAGAGAAGGTGGACGAAGGAAGCTGAGAGTGTGTGCTCCCCAGGATGGAACTTCCCAGGGAACATGCCTGCTGCAGACTCACGAGGTGCTTgcaattgcttttgttttatgcaatttttaaagattttatttatttattcatgagagacacagagagaggcagagacacaggcagagggagaagcaggctccttgcagggagcctgatgcgggactcgatcctggatcctgggatcatgccctgagctgaaggcagatgctcaaccactgagccccccaggcgtcccagcaatCAATTTCATTTTGATCCCAAACAGCAGGTGTCTAGGGAtcccccaggcctgccccaggGAAGCATACTGTCCTTTCTCCTGTGTGTTCAGACTCAGGGAGAGACAGCTCTGGAGTCCACTTAGGGTGACTTCTTTGCTCAGATGGCAGCCGGGCTCAGACGAGGGGTTGACATGCCCTCCGGTTCTCCCATCAGCTGTCCCTAGCCGCCCCCTGGCCCTTGAGGGACACTGCCAGGATCAGAACCTGCATCTCCAGTTGCTGCTGCCCCTTCCTCTAGAAGGAAAGTCCATCTATCTGTCCAGAATCTAGTAGAATATCCAAGATGCCCACTCCTGAACCCTCTGTGCAGCTCCTTACAAAGCCAGGCTCGGGGCGAGGCCTTGGTTGGAACGGGAAGCGGCCATGAAATCAGAGCGGAATCAGGTAAGCCctagaaggacagagagagagagagagagagctgagaaCAGGCCTGGAACCTGGGTTCGAGGCAGGACTGTCCCGCATGGACAACTCAACCGGAGGCAAACGGAGGGGAGCGCAGGtttccatgctgggaacccaCCCGCTGAGCCAGCTGCAAGAGGCAACCCGAGGACCAGCACACCTTACTCCCTTTCTATCAACACGCGTGTCTTCACTTTCATTAGTATTTGGGGTTTGTTTATATTAAGCCAATGAACTTATATCGTTGATAAAGGTCTTAATGCAAAACTATCAGGATCTCCCTAGTTTCAGCATTCCGGCGAGATCCTCTAAGTCGAGTCAGCATCACGCACAAGTGAAACCACTCGCAAGGCGGCTCCAGCATGAAAAAAGTAACTGAAAAGATTGTCGGCTGTGAAGGCCCCCGCCCTGTCTCTGCGTGTCCCCTAGAAGCGATGATTCGCTATTCACTAATTCAGCGTTCCTGACGGTTTTGTGGGACATAATTACCATCAGATTCGACTGTATTTCAGGGCATGGCCTAACAAAActgtgtgttttattattttttttaaatacaggtttttttccataattttaacCCATCTTGGTATAATAAAGACGGTCACCTGTCATGCATGTAGGGCCCACGGGTTTGTGGAATGAAGGCTCCAAATGGATTTCTGTTCTCGGGCAGATGAAAAACTCATCCAGTCTTTCTCTCCTGCTCACGGTCCCGACTCCACGGGACCGGCTGAGGAGGCGGTGCTGCCACCAAGAACCAAGAGGGGCTTTGGGGGAGACAGCTTTAGGGGACAAGATGCTGAACGCATTTTTTAGCAGGCGGGCCTGGGGATGATGTGTGGGGTAATGGGCAGAGAGGTCTGGAAGGGAGTTGGGTCTCAGGGTCTGAGTCTAGGGGAAGCGGGAGCCACGGGTGATGCCCATGCAGGAGATGCTGCGGGTCACCTCCGACCGGCCAGGCCTGAGGGCCGACAGGACCAACCGTAAGACCCCATCTGCGCTTGCCACCCCGGCCCCTCTTGGTCCTCAgaccagccccccccccacccgcccctgccTCCACGGGCAGCAGCTACTCAGCATCCTTGCCCAACAAGGAGGTGCAGACCTGGTCGGCTCCCCATGCAGATCTCCAAAgactcaataaacatttggaaaaaaaaaaagtataatttatttgtaCAATGCTCACAATtcaattttacagttttaaaaaaagatacaaaccaAAGAAGACGAACAGTGGTCACATACAAAGAAGCTAAGGAAGGAACACGTTCTCACCCCAACGATGCTTTTCAAAATCTGGCTTGGAGAGCCGGGACCGGCGGTGCCGAGGGTTGGGAAGGCCCCCAGGGATGCTGCGGCCAAGGAGGCACACGGATCTGAAGCATCCCGCACCCCCGCCTGGGGATGGGACCCCACGACCTTCCCCTTTCGGGGTTAAGCCCCGGCAGCAGAATCGTGCGTGAGCAGAGGCAGAGCCTGGGGAAAGCAGTACACGGGGCAAGAGCGCTTCTGCTCCCCGCCCGGCATTCAGGCCTGGCCCTTCCCTCCAGGGAAAGGCCGCAGGACAGGAAGGGGCCTCAGGGcgtccccacccccctcctcttctctggTGCAAGCCCAGGTGCTGCTCCTCTGCAACACCTGTGTGCAGAACCCCTTGCAAAGCCCGTTCTAGCCCGCCACCGTTGGCACTTGGCCGGGACCATAGTCGCAAAGAGCCAAAGGCAGCGACTACGCGGAGGCATCAAGACTCGGTGAGCACTGAGGTAGGTAAGTAAGGTGTAGAAGCTTCACACCGAAACAGTGTCTCTTGAATCACACATCCCTGATTTCCCCCGGGGGTGGCCTCAATTTCCATGTGATTGGCAGGCCCCAAGGGGGTCAAGCACGGCACCCCCAAGGACGAGGATGGGGAGTGAGGCTGGGTCTCCCTTGGGGGCGCCCCTGCCCAACAGGCGGAGGCCAACCGCCCAGCAGCGCGCATGCGGGACGTGTCTGCAATGGCTTTCCTTGCTCCGAGGGCTCTGTCTACACCCTCGCCCTCAAGTCCTCAGCCATGAAGGGCTGGTCCCTTTATTTCCAGCCACCATCCGGGGTTACTGAAAAGGCACTAAAAAATGATCAACGAAGACCCCTGTGGGGAGACTGGCCCTGGGGTAGCCCTCCAGAGCAGTGGCCTCAGAGCCTGCCCCTGACGGTCCCACCTGGCTTTCTCCCTTTCAATCTCAAGTCATCCAGCAGCTGAGAAGTCACTGGCCCCATATGCATCCGAAGGTGGACCCCGGAGAGGGCTCGGAAGGAAGATCCCAATGGGGGAGCCCCCACCCCATTGCTCCGCGTTGGCGCTGGGTGCCCGCACCCAGCTGGGCCTGGCCACCCTTTTTGGACGAGGGGTCAGGGAGCAAGTTCTGCAGAACCGTGGAGAGTGCCAAAGACAGACAAATTCACTATTTAATAACGATGAAAGGACCTTCGAAGCATCTCTAAAAATACATCATGTGCGAGGAATGGAGAATCAGCCCCTTCATCTCCTCGAGGAACAAGGACAAAGGCCACGGGGATCAGCTGTTTGCCTGTTTGgcgggaaaaaaagaaataacgtTATTTTCTTCAGACATAAAAGGGGAGCCAATGGTTTTTCTCCTCCCTAGATTGACTTAGAACCTAATGAGCGAGCTAAGAGGGGCCACGAGGTATCTTTCCTACAGCACGGAGGTCAAAGCGTTGGGCTGGAGGAGGTGGACAGGGCAGGTGAGAGGACGTGGCATGTGCACGCGTGTGGCTAGCACAGCCGGCACGTGGGCCTCCTCCGGGGACCTCAAACGTGACCTGAGTCCTTGCAGCCCAAGTGCTTAATTAGTGCCACTCGGGCCTGTCACTCCATGCACTGGACAGTCGGCCCCTTGGCCTGGCCCAGCCGGCTCCCCCTCCAGCCCGCAGCCCCCCAGCAGGACAGAGGTGGTGGCCTGTTTCCAGCGCTCGGCCCTTTACCAGCCACAGCCTGgcccccgccgcctccgcccCGGGGTCACGTGAAGGTGTCAGGTCCCACGGTGTGTGATCTGCGGGACATGCAGGCCGCGCTGCATCAGGCCACCCCTTCTGGTTTGATAAaggaagtttgtacctttccGTGTTTGTGAGCCCTGCTCCTGGCCTCCCAGGGAAGCTACACCCTAATTTTCACCCTGGTCAGAATGATTTAACCAGACTTCGAAGCCTGGGCTCTATTACTGCCCTGAGCATGCATTGTACGTCCGTTTTGTTAGCAACTAACCTCACAGACACGGTTCAAACTAAAAACAAGAGTAataatgtgggcagcccgggtggctcagtgatttagcgccgccttcagcccagggcgtgatcctggagacccgagatcgagtcccacatcgggctccctgcatggagcctgcttctccctctgcctgtgtctctgcctctctctctctgtgtctctcatgaataaataaataaaatcttaaaaaaaaaataaaaatcatacttaaaaaaataataataaaaaataaaaataagagtaagaATGTCCATTAATTCCATCCCACTCCTCTGAGGCCTGCAGCCTCGCACACACTGAAAACATAGGATACAGTTTGCAAATTTACGGGATGTTCGTCATGATGACGTGTCCCTCTTGAGGCCACGTACAACCCCTTAGTCTACGTCCCTAACCCGGAGCACTCACTCTGAAACACCCCGGGCAGCCATCCTCACTACTTGGGCTcgaataaaactctttttttttttttttttttaaggaattctaAAAGTTTTGTTCATCTTCCGTGGACAGGATGTGCCCCTCCCTCGACTGTGTGGGCCCCTTGGGAAGCAGAGAGGAGACAACAGAAGCTTCTCTTTAACCAATAAGCCCGGCCCTGGAAGGGGTGAAATCGGGGCAAAGTGCCCACCGGGAGtcctcggggtgggggtggggggtgagatcCGTTTCTAGCCCAAGATCTGGGCGGAGCCTGAGAAAAGGACTCTGCGAAGTGGTGAGAGGCAGGTGGGAAGGATTGCAGGGAACCCCCCGGACCCTTCCCCGTCTTTACCTCCTCTCCTCGTGCCAGAGAGCTCCAGCCCGGGGCCCACGGGACGGGCACGGCCACGTCCCCTGTGGCTGGTTGGCCTTGCTCTGCTCTCCGCCCATCCCCAGAAGGTGATCCCGTGAGGTCTGGGTGGGTTAACAGGGCCAGCAGAGCACGGGGAAGCCCATCTAGAGCTGGCTCTGGACTCTGAAAAGCTCTTTCCTGGAGTTTTTCCACCCGAGTGAGCCCTGGGCTGCACGCAGCAGCGAGGGTGCACAGTAGAGGGACGAGGGTGCACAGTAGAGGGACGGAGGGCGGTGCTCACTGCAAACCGGAGCCTGGGAGGCAGAATCTGGGTGCCCCCCCACCGTCAGCCTCCCGCCGGGAGCCCACACCCCCCAGACTTCTGGGCTTCGACAGCAGCCTGGGAGCGCGAGAAAGTTACCCTCATTTGCCGATAAATCCAGTCGGTGAAAACGGTCACGTTTCCGTACACTCCCGGCCTGTTAGCCTTGGCACAGCCGGATCCCCAGCTCGTGTCGCCGATCAACCACCAGACGCGGCTCTTCAGAGTGACCAGGGGACCTCCGCTGTCACCCTGGGGGACACAGCAAGAGCAGGGGTTCAAGCCGCAACCCGTGCACGCAGCCGGCCACGCACAGAGGgtggggggtcggggtgggggtcgAGGTCCCCATGGGAGTTACGAGTGGGTGTGCAGCTTTCGTGTCCCCCTCCCCCGAGGGACAGTAACCTATAACCCCGAGACTAGCGAGTACCAGGTAGGAGCTGCTAGCTAAATTGTCGACCGTAGTTTAAAATAGTCCAGAAGCTTCTTTCTGTCCCACCGACAAGCTGACAAAATGAAAACcccggggtgggggagtggggggggggggacgccgCGGCGCCAGGTGGGCGGCAGCGCAGGTGATGGTGGGCACTCACCTGGCAGGAGTCGACgcctccccgcaggaagcccgcGCAGATCATGGCCGGAGTGACCAGGTTGTTGTAGACGTACTTGCTGTTGCAGCGCCAGGGCTCGATGAGGGGCACCATGACCGCGTTCAGCTCGTCTGAGGTCTTCCCTGGGACAGAGGATGACGCCCAGCTGCGGCGTGGCCAGCGGCCCGCAGGGGACAGTGCACTCCCTCCCGGGACACGCCGCGGTGAGAGCAGCGCCCTGGGCATGTCCCGtcccccctgcaccccaccccggGGAAGCTGGGTCATCTGGACCCTTCCTGTCCCGGGAGGGCCTCCTCTGTGTTCTAGaacctcctcttctcccccaccccccagccactGGGCCCTGAGGCTCCGTCCCACACCACCCCGCTCCTGTGTTCCCACCCTCACCACCCCATGGCCCCACTTCTCCGCTCCCCTGCACGTCCAGATATCTCTAAGCCAGCGTGGGCTCTTGTCACCGCCGCCGCCTGGCTCCCACCTGACCGCCTCCACATGGGTGTCCTCCGGGCACCGCAGGCTTCACGTGCCAACACggggcccctccctgccccccccccgccccaaatcCTCACCGGCCCGGACTCCCCGGCTCGGGAAGCAGCACCACGGCCCACCCTGGGGCTCAGAGCACGAAGCAAGCAGCTGCCCTCCCCGGGCCCCTCACGCTCCCCGACGtggactttctttttattttatttttaaacattttattcatttattcatgagagaggcagagacccaggcagagggagaagcaggctccctgcggggacccgatgtgggactccatccggatccccaggacccaggggtcacgccctgagccaaaggcagatgctcaactgctgagtcacccaggcgtcccctccttcctcttttcttaatAAGATGTATTGATTCCCgagcaggaggaaaggcagagagagggggaaaatcctcaagcagattcctctcTTGAGCCTGGAGCCCGAAGTCCTCTAATCATGGGGTTAGGGGGATTAAACCCCGGACCTCCCACTTCCAGACCCGGTTCTGTGTCCCCGCGGGGACCCCGGGGAGCCTCACCTTTCTCGTAGGTGGCCCCCCACCCGGAAATCCAGCAGGACTGCTCCGGCTCTAGCATCATGCCCGGGTTAGGCAGGCACACTGGCTTCACTCTGTCTGTTTCCGGGAGAAAAAGCGCGGTGAGCTCGGCCCGGTGGGACCGGGGGCCTGGTACCCGCCTCCATCACTCAGGGACAAATCCTGCCTCCTGTCCCTGCCAGGCCCCTCCTTCCCACGAGCAAGGTGCTCCCTTCTCCTTGGCAATGGGATTCTTTGCAAGCTCTGCTTCTAAAAACTCACAActaacgtttttttttttgttttttttccagacttAAACCTTcgagaaaaagagcaaataggTTTCAAACAATGAAACCTTTTTCGAAGCTTAAATCCTCAAGGAGCACACACTTTAAAATACACAGTGTCTCCAGGTGATCGGTGGCAAGAAGGACACACGGGCGGCAGCGGCCGAGAAGCTGACGGGCACTCCCAGCCCGCACCTCCGATGCCCCCTGGACCGATTCCTTCTGGGGTCTACACTGTATCCCGGCTTGAATCCAAACCCCTACGAGGGAGGGATGAGGCTGGGCTTCCTCTGTGCCCACGTGGGCCGGAACATTCCAGCGGGGCCCTCGGATGGACTAGAACGGGGGCCGAATGAGAAGCTAAGGGAAATCggtgttttttattgttgtaaacTGTGAAGTATCTGGTTTTCAGGATTTATGTAAAGAAAGTAAAGTAGTGATAAATTTTAGACAGATAGTTCTCAACCGGAGAAGACTTGGCCCCCGGGGGATGTTTCGCAGCAATGGGACACTTTTTTTGTCACAACTAAAGGGCACCGAGTGGGTGGATACCTGGGATCCCATATATGTCCTACTATGTGCAGGAGGGCCCCACGGCCAAGAGGCATCTGACCCCAAGTGTCAACAGCACTGTGGCTGGAAACCCCTTCTGGACTTGCCCGTGTTGATGAAATCATCGCTCAACGCAAACCCCTCCGCCCGGTGAGATCGACCTCTGTCCTCAAGATGTGGCCAAAGCTCTCCGCGCACCCTGAGCCCCAGGGACACAGGTCCGTACCGTTAAAAGTCAGAGGCGTCTGCAACTTCATGAGGGCGATGTCGTTGTTCTTGGTCTTGGAATCATAATTTGGATGGGAAATCACTTTTCCCACTCGGTGTCCGTGTCCATAGAACATGAAGGATTGTCTCAAAATTCCCGCGAAGGCCGTCCAGTACCGCGGGTTGTTTAGAGGTCTGGAAGGCAGAGCCGGACACCGCTCAGTATCTCAGACGCGCGATTGTCACTCACTTGGTGACATTCAAAAGCGGGAGCCACGTGTCCCGTAGGTGACACGACCCACTAGGAGCTTCAGGACAGGGCAGGGCTGGCGAGGAGGTCTCAGGCTCCTCCCTCGGTCCCACACGGCTCCCTCCGCTCCCCGCCGTGAGGCCCGTCCCTCCTGTGCTCCTGCCCCGGCCTGCAAACCCTCCGGGTTCTGAGGACACTTTCACTTGGGCCTGATGCCTCCTTGAGGCTTCAAACCTCATTTCTGGCAGGACTGGGTCTTACCTATGGGGCGTCTTCtcgtacacagtaggtgcttaataataAATGTGCACGGATGCCTGGGCTCCAGGCCTAACAGCCATCAGGGCATTAGCTTTATCTAGGTGCTTCCCTTTGGAGAGAATCCCAGTCccggggagggggaaggaggtcAGAGAGGGAACACCGCTGGGTAATGAACGTGGGTCCATCCACCCTCCCAACAGCCCTCGGGAGGAGCCGGCTCGCCTGTCCGGCAGGTGTGCAGAGGTGACGCTGTGGCCGGCCACCTTGAGTGAGCGGCCCGCGGCCACGCGGCTGGGGAATGGCAGAGACCGGACCCCAGCCAGGCTCGAGCTCACTCCAAATCAGAAAGGCAGCTCTGCTGCGCCAAGTTTCCTCCAGAACAGGCACGTGACCAAAAGTCTCTATGTTTAAGGAACAAGGAGGAGGACGAGTCCTTCCACAAAAGCTAGCGCTATACGTCACGGCCACCTGCCCGCTCCCTGCCCATCTGCGTGGCCGGCGTCCGAGGGAACCTTGGGGCAGAGCGACGGGAGGTCCCCTGGTGTGCTCCTGAGGATGGGCGTCCAGGGGAGACCAGGCCTCTCACGGGGCCAGGGGTGCTGAGAACCCAGGGAGGGTGCGGGCTGGAAGGGGCCCCGCTCACAGCAGCACCTGTCGCACAGGAGCCTGCCCGGAGCGCACCTGCTGAAGGGACGGGCTCGGCATCTGCTCCCCACGCACGAACTCACCCGACCCTCAGGCAAGGCCTCCGCAGCGGGTGCCGTGCCCACATCCAGGCAAAGAAACCGGAGCTTGCAGAGGTCAGAGATTTCCCTCCGGGTCACACGGCCCCAGAGCCACCTCCAAACCCACGACCTCACGGCCCTGAGAGCCGcccgcccccccaaccctgtCAGGGACTTACTCCTCCACACAGTGGGCGGCTGTCACGATCCACTCGGGGCTGATAATAGAGCCTCCACAGACGTGGGTGCCCTGGACGTGCAGGCTGACCTGCCAGGGCCAGTCCCCCAGGGAGGCGCTGGTCCCGCCCACGATCCGGCTCTGACGGCTCCCCTTCGCAGAGACCCCGCACT
Proteins encoded in this region:
- the TMPRSS2 gene encoding transmembrane protease serine 2 is translated as MALNSGSPPGVGPYYENHGYQPESLYPPQPATAPRAYPVYPAPYYPPAVPQYTPRVLTHTSTPAIHTQPKSPLGTGCTAKTKKALCITVVLGTILAGAAVAAVLLWKFMEDKCSVSGIECGSSGTCISPSQWCDGVLHCPSGEDENRCVRLYGPNFILQVYSSQRKSWHPVCQDNWSDSYGRAACQDMGYRNSFYSSQGIADDSGATSFMKLNISAGHMDLYKKLYHSDVCSSKTVVSLRCIECGVSAKGSRQSRIVGGTSASLGDWPWQVSLHVQGTHVCGGSIISPEWIVTAAHCVEEPLNNPRYWTAFAGILRQSFMFYGHGHRVGKVISHPNYDSKTKNNDIALMKLQTPLTFNDRVKPVCLPNPGMMLEPEQSCWISGWGATYEKGKTSDELNAVMVPLIEPWRCNSKYVYNNLVTPAMICAGFLRGGVDSCQGDSGGPLVTLKSRVWWLIGDTSWGSGCAKANRPGVYGNVTVFTDWIYRQMRANS